The Panicum hallii strain FIL2 chromosome 5, PHallii_v3.1, whole genome shotgun sequence genome contains the following window.
GCTGACTGTACACATTGCATATATGAACTTTGTAATCTCATACAAATCTGGGTTTGATACATCTACCCTGCTGAGGAAGTCCCTGCGGTTGAAGAGGCAAGACCCAGCATACCTTGATCTTTTCTCTCTGTTTAACCCAGTATAGGCTGCCTGGGAGAGCTCACCGTAGTTGATGATAGTCCTCCGAAGGTCAAGGTCGAGGGGATCAAGTAGCCCCTTCCAATAATTCATGCCATGGAGTTCCCTCCATCTATTGGAAATGTTTCCAATCCCTCTTATCAGGCTCATCTTTGTCATGTGTGCTTCTACTTCTCTTTCTTGGTGTGCTGCAAGCAACAAGATGCCAGAACTTCATGTTCCCTTTCATATATTTATATAGGTATGATGATAGGTGCTGCCTTGTCCATCAGATATGCAGTTCAATATGCATGAAGAATTGGAGCTCCCCTGTCGTTCTCACTGTAGGAGTCTGCTGGCCAGCTTGGGCAATATTGATCCTGGATTTCAAAGCATAGAGAAGCTTGCACGGATCAAATAAGGCCTTAAAGAGAAATCCACCACTCTCTTCATGCCAACTGGCAGAACCCGGAGAAAGTAGGGAAGGCAAATAGTGTGCAGCCATCATATCTTTGTGTGCTTCTCAAGATAGGTATCCATCTTCAAGGACCAGCAGGCAGCAGTTGAACCATGTCTAATTTGCACAAATTTACTCCAGCCAAAGGGGTTAGTGTAAATTTAAACACAATCTGCAGTGATTGGACCAGTTTCCAAACTAGATACATCCACCAAATGATGCAGATAGCAAAAGCATTTGACAGTAAAAATGTTTACTAATTATGCTTCTTAAGTATATATGTACAATCATAACAATGTCTTCACTAGAAGGCAACACAAACAATGATCAAATAATAATGAAAGTTCTGTTCAGAAAGGTAGGATTCAGCCACCAAACCACAAGCCACTTTTATTGACAACATACATACAGTACAGAGACAGGAAGTTCCCGTGCATTCCAATAGACTGACCGCACTAATCACAATTATTTGGTAAGGACAAGCATGATTAGCTTATGTTTCACTCCATCCCACACAAGATTCCTTCCTTTTTAGGTTAAGATAGGCCTAACTAGTTTCAATGTTTTTAATTTTATCTCATTCCTTTCTGGAGAACCTTACTGTACAAACACAGAAAATTATAATAACATAATAATCACATAATACAGCTCATCAGTCTAGTCACTTCCAAAGTATATTTCATTGAGATATTAGCATCAACTATTAAGTCTTGATCCAATAATAACGAACATAATATAGTGCCTCAAAAGCAACTAATTCAATTCAAAACAGCTATAAAAATAAAAGAACCATCGTACATTTCAAAGAGAAAACTATTGCTTTTCCCTTTTTTCCTTCAAAAAATTAAGTCCTACTATTGCGATAGAAAATAATCGAGgataacaacataaataaatagtACCCGCTTGAGCAGTGTTTCTCAACTCAGTGCAGAGAAATTTGCAAGTACTTGCCAAATACATCAAATGTTTGATGAAATACAAGTAAACCTTCCATGCACAAGAAAACAACAGAACAGTCTCAAGTATCATAGGATGCTCATTCTTCACCATTCAGATCATCAGACTAAGCTTGACAATAAACGTATAGTatccttttttttctgaaaGTGTATAGTATCCTTTTTTTTAAAGTGTATAGTATCCTGTTTGACACTGGTATTACATGTCCTATCTGATCCCTGCAGTTATACATTAAAGGTGCGGACCCTCAATTCAAAGGGATCAACAATTTTTCTGTTTAACTTAAACTGCCAAAGTAGTTGCTACTATTCTCGGTTCAGTTTAAGGATTTTTAACCTGCTTTGACCTTGTCATTGAACAGAATACAATCATCATGACACACTAACAAGTAAATTGAGAAACATGTGAGCCTATGAGCACGTGAATCTAGACACACACCATTAATTGGTCCATAAGACAATACCATAAGTCATAGCTTTTCAGGTAGCTACATACGTTGTTCGGCAGAACATGCTACTTGTACTGTCCAAATGCGTGCTCCAGAATATTGAGCAAATGTCTTGGTGCCATGTGGACCCTCCGAGTACAAGATTGCATGCCATGTCCAAGTATCATGCTTTTTTTTCAAAATACTCTGAACTGTTGCAGTCTCCAAAGAAATAGAAAATTGGACTATCAATATTCATATATCAATACCCACTTTATTATCATATCGGACACTGAACTCAGACATATCATTTACTGAGGAAACATATGTTTACCTTCTAGATGAATCCACATAGAGCAAATTTTCCAAGAACATATTAAAGAGAAGATGTTACCAGAAATCCCCACAAGAACACACCCCATCTTCAAATCGGTGAAACCGGCGATTATCCCTGAGAACCACAACCCTTCCTGTGCACTTAGTTAGATACTTAATTGCATTGTGGCAATCATCACACACACGCAGATTCTTCATAACTCGGATCGGCACACCTTCTGGAACAATCAAAAGACCTAACCCAATTGCTAGTCTTTCGCTGTGATACCTCACTGCTACTTTCTTCTCATCCCCATCCACATCCTTAAGCACTGCACTAGTATCTGCCACATAACCAGCTGCCTCCATCTTCTCACTAACTTTCTCAAGCACCCTGTAAATTTCCTCACTTCTTTGGTGTCTCCTACAGTTCGACACAAAGGTATGCACCTTCCCTGCAGCCTCCAGCCAGCTAAGTCCAGTTTCTTTCCGTATACCTGCATCACGCATAGCTTTCCTAGCAAGTGCCGCATCAGCATGCCTTCCTGCAGCTGCGTATGTACTTGACAAGAGCATATGTGCGCCAGAGCTGCGAGACCCAGTTTGAAACAGCCTCTGTGCTGCAATTGCTGCAGTGTCAGCATCCTTAAACATACGGCATGCCATAAGGAGTGCACCCCAAACAGACTCAGGTGGTTCCATAGGCATGGAATCAATAAGGTCAAATGCTTCTTCTATACATCCTACACGACCAAGTAGGTCAACCATTGCCGCATAATGTTCAGACTGCGGTTCAATGCCGTACTCTTTCATAAGGGCAAAATATCTCTTCCCTTCATCAACAAAACCAGCATGGCTACAAGCAGTGAGCAAGCACAGGAAGGTAATGTGGTTGGGCCGGAACCCAGTGCTCTGCATCTCCATAAACCTTTCAAATGCTGCCGATGTATGCCCATGCTGAGCAGATGCAATTAGCACTGCATTCCAAATTCCAAGGTTCTTCTCAGGCGCTTCACTAAACACCCGGTAAGCACACTCCACGAGCCCACACTTTGAGTAAAGCGAAATGAGCGAGCTACCCACAAAGGGTGACACATCAAGCGCTGTCTTTATAGCCCTAGCATGCACCTGGGCTCCAAGCTCAAAGAGTGTCGCTGCAGCACATACACGGATGATGGACGAAACTGTGAAGTCATTCACTGCAACAGCCTCCTCAAGTGCCAAGCAGAACATTACCATTGCTTCAGGGTGCATCCCAGCATCAGCATACCCACAGATGAGTGCGGACCAAGAGACAACATTCCGCTCCGGCATTTCATCGAATAGCCGGCGGGCGTCTGCAAGGTGCCCACATTTAGCATACATGTCGAGAACCGCCGATCCAACAAACACGTCGCCTGCAAATGGCGTCTTGGCGGCGAGACCGTGGAGCGCGTGAGGGGCAAACGGCGGGCGCGACGAGGTtttggcggcggcgatggccttCGCGGCTGAGGGGATGGAACGGTCGGTGGCGGGGACGCCCGCCGCGAGCATGCGGCGGAACGCGTCGAAGGCGGACGCGGGGAGGCCGTTCTGGGAGAAGGAGGAGATGAGGGATGACCACGCCGCCGGGGAGGGCGGCGAGGGGAGGTCGAGGAAGGCTCGGTGGGAGAGGTCCGGGAGCGCGCAGCGCGCGTACAAGGTGATGAGGTGGTGCGCGAGCAGCGTGTGGGTGGAAGCGGTGGCGGGGAGGTGGCCGGCCTTGAGGAGATGGCCGTGGAGCTGCTGCCCCTTGGGGAGCGCGCGGGCGCCGGAGAGCGCGACGAGGAGGTCGGCCAGCGCGCGAGCGAAggtcggcagcggcggcggcgcaggcatcgcgggctgcagcctgcaggtaCGAATAGTGGGGGATGGAAATATTTTGATCTTTGGGCTGGGCCAACCGCCATCGTGAACAGTAGTGTTCAGTTAGGGCGTGTTTGGTTGGCTGCATGCAGCTCAACCAGCCCCGTCGGATGCAGGCTCCGCGTGTTTGGTTTCCTGGTCCACCCCCTCGGCCAGGCTGCGCGCATGCAAAAGGCCCCTCTCGGCCAGGCTCCAGTGATACGCCCAATTCGAGCTTCTCCCCGGGGCCAGGCTCCGCTCGTGCAGGCGACGGCCGCACTGGCGCGCGCGAGCTCCCGTCGTTCTCCCGCCAATGCCTAGGGTTACCGCCCCTTTCCTACCAAGCTCGCGTGGGTATATATTCCTACCGTGTCCTCGTTCCCGCCGCGCTCGCCATTCTCCGACGAAGGTAGGGTTCCGGTCCTTCTCCCTTCCCATCCTCCACTCTCTCTTTGTCGAGTCCCATCCTCCACTCTCACGAAGAACTCTCTCTTTATTCCTCGCAGGTAGGGTTCCGCGACCGCAGGTGGCTAGATCTCACGAAGAACTCTCTCTTTATTCCTCGCAGGTAGGGTTCCGCGACCGCAGGTGGCTAGATCTGGGCACCCCGCTTCCTACGAGGCAAGATCTCCATTCCCCCTTTTGATTTGAGTATTTTCCTTCAATTTCTAACTTGTTTCTTTTGTGCACTTGCAGATCTGCCCCTCCCTTCCATTCTGGTCTGTTGGTGGCCTGGATCTTGGCTGATTCCACTACGGTTGCGGCGGTATtcacccctcccctcccctctctgaTTTGTGATACAGTACTTGTCTGAGCAAAATACTAATGCATGTGATGTACATACATGTTTTTCTGA
Protein-coding sequences here:
- the LOC112891975 gene encoding putative pentatricopeptide repeat-containing protein At5g52630, with translation MPAPPPLPTFARALADLLVALSGARALPKGQQLHGHLLKAGHLPATASTHTLLAHHLITLYARCALPDLSHRAFLDLPSPPSPAAWSSLISSFSQNGLPASAFDAFRRMLAAGVPATDRSIPSAAKAIAAAKTSSRPPFAPHALHGLAAKTPFAGDVFVGSAVLDMYAKCGHLADARRLFDEMPERNVVSWSALICGYADAGMHPEAMVMFCLALEEAVAVNDFTVSSIIRVCAAATLFELGAQVHARAIKTALDVSPFVGSSLISLYSKCGLVECAYRVFSEAPEKNLGIWNAVLIASAQHGHTSAAFERFMEMQSTGFRPNHITFLCLLTACSHAGFVDEGKRYFALMKEYGIEPQSEHYAAMVDLLGRVGCIEEAFDLIDSMPMEPPESVWGALLMACRMFKDADTAAIAAQRLFQTGSRSSGAHMLLSSTYAAAGRHADAALARKAMRDAGIRKETGLSWLEAAGKVHTFVSNCRRHQRSEEIYRVLEKVSEKMEAAGYVADTSAVLKDVDGDEKKVAVRYHSERLAIGLGLLIVPEGVPIRVMKNLRVCDDCHNAIKYLTKCTGRVVVLRDNRRFHRFEDGVCSCGDFW